From a region of the Drosophila ananassae strain 14024-0371.13 chromosome XL, ASM1763931v2, whole genome shotgun sequence genome:
- the LOC6503693 gene encoding inositol hexakisphosphate and diphosphoinositol-pentakisphosphate kinase isoform X5: MSYTELESGYQDLRQGSAAAAASAAAHNQQQQQQQQQRQHPLSTSTSAGGQQQQHRVGFYLGQDGNGDTDFGDSNDGMDSDTSTSSSNSKQVVVGICAMAKKTQSKPMKEILTRLGEFEFIKLVTFEENVILREPVQNWPTCDCLVSFHSKGFPLEKAIEYAQLRNPFVLNNLHMQYDIQDRRRVYAILEKEGIEIPRYAVLDRDSPDPKHHELIESEDHVEVNGITFNKPFVEKPVSAEDHNIYIYYPTSAGGGSQRLFRKIGSRSSVYSPESRVRKTGSFIYEDFMPTDGTDVKVYTVGPDYAHAEARKSPALDGKVERDSEGKEIRYPVILNHSEKLISRKVCLAFKQTVCGFDLLRANGKSYVCDVNGFSFVKNSNKYYDDCAKILGNMILRELTPTLHIPWSVPFQLDDPPIVPTTFGKMMELRCVVAVIRHGDRTPKQKMKVEVRHPKFFEIFEKYDGYKLGHVKLKRPKQLQEILDIARFLLSEIHTKAHAEIEEKESKLEQLKNVLEMYGHFSGINRKVQMKYQPRGRPRGSSSDDSKSADTPIEPSLVLILKWGGELTPAGRIQAEELGRIFRCMYPGGQGRSDYSGTQGLGLLRLHSTFRHDLKIYASDEGRVQMTAAAFAKGLLALEGELTPILVQMVKSANTNGLLDNDCDSSKYQNLAKGRLHDLMQNDREFTKEDRELINPCNSKSINQALDFVKNPVDCCHHVHLLIRELLHIISIKKDDPKTKDAILYHGETWDLMRCRWEKIEKDFSTKSKLFDISKIPDIYDCIKYDLQHNQHTLQYDQAEELYIYAKNLADIVIPQEYGLTPQEKLAIGQGICSPLLRKIKGDLQRNIDEVEDEFMNRLNPHYSHGVASPQRHVRTRLYFTSESHVHSLLTVLRYGGLLNVVTDEQWRRAMDYISMVSELNYMSQIVIMLYEDPTKDPTSEERFHVELHFSPGVNCCVQKNLPPGPGFRPHSHGDNACNVSLQSSDESNPSRIEEENDSACSNEDQQGKKRGNGQRNGDRSAERQPAASGMAFGFNRLELRSKQFKSKPIPIGAHHTVSGHEAMDLAKRLNEELASQQQAQFSQQQQQLRPISPDIRAVSPDCEPRSRSFEQRASSGVGPKEPGPTFGEIANARVGVASSKGSDASGANRTALQIRVTDSLSFFKIDSSTNELPLSDIDFSLNPGTPQCGPSGHKRLHVLTMRRMESCDEGDDLENLQQLQHLPQISPLATNERPLSCNCSSSMVQEHSHSKSLIDLAGPAPSSPEAAPPNPENPGCGRGDPATEASASSFDDDFQLSSSAPAILMSSQFGQRPVVASLSPLQHATTSPTASTLRLCQDMEKATVSASAAASSAAQRKATSSSCGQLSMPASAPILAENPFRFSVSPANAGNALSGGSFVSCFEPIEEQVTATSEAVQSPGQAQQQVQVVYNLPRLLVTASGSSTELTNANDWVTSPTTPTCVEQETATVTPTTTKEPTPGTIQITASSQHTIPTPNPAITTTTTTTTTKAAAALFDNTATMSSNQPFTNQLQSIDPTSTNAPPPHQHLLQQHQHQHQQHHSLQSTTATAIINQQQPSFTNMKQSNNTTISTTITNSTTTTITTTTTPSCCINSIATDSQVSVSVSASVSSANSSTSSRRQRHSIAGQMSYMKMLGFGGFSKKMATSANSLFSTAVISGSSSAPNLRDMIPVSSSGFGDVPPIRPLETLHNALSLRKLDSFLQDMILAQIFKTPTGSPPRGFEVPCEMPAVSSLTLGTHHSPTLDNMTPSSTPAATPTEMPRGGSESSSARQCSLVSQSRFDPQSASQEPGKKPWQQQPQDRYSLAEKEEAHEASDQGMEEEPEQASSLPPEVESSLEITMENIEFEQDEEAQFEPLNQDTLGRGFFLSVGEQEAGGGGSGSTCLTPVSFGMDLNLSMVANKGSMSLSMDGFDDDEDPTLSAATTPSLPADCEPHLETCYCCPSHAEAPPEVASDDPRFGFALPVRVVTQASPEHVRQVRRAHDPVSPRIQKQISLFEGTAAGSGTDKTDSSGSVAGGGAGAAALHASINIPSAQHLRQDARLRKFENLTQSTSNSNFPFESNTLKRVPMQATGDYSNVSHTQSCINLKSGGSSAALGGSPQRQRAGVGASGRGGEPVEREAPVGAAHLGRLVSTCCSASASASASASASPSPSPSPSPGALIVKERFIEPPKKGIIRGYHGKTQSMDADFLFNEFLLLPAMAPAKLSIESSDIDKVEEHPVASTSKKPPF; the protein is encoded by the exons ATGTCGTATACCGAGTTGGAATCAGGATACCAGGACCTGCGTCAAGGCAGTGCTGCCGCCGCAGCTTCAGCAGCCGCCCACaatcaacaacagcagcagcagcagcagcagcgtcaGCATCCGCTCTCGACGTCGACGTCGGCGGGGggacaacagcagcagcaccgcGTCGGCTTCTATTTGGGTCAGGATGGCAAC GGCGACACGGACTTCGGGGACAGCAATGACGGGATGGACTCCGACACcagcacctcctccagcaacaGCAAGCAGGTGGTCGTTGGAATATGTGCGATGGCTAAGAAGACACAGTCGAAGCCCATGAAGGAGATCCTGACGAGACTCGGCGAGTTCGAGTTCATCAAACTGGTCACTTTCGAGGAGAACGTGATCCTGCGCGAGCCCGTCCAGAATTGGCCCACCTGCGATTGTTTGGTCTCGTTCCACTCGAAGGGATTCCCGCTGGAGAAGGCCATCGAGTACGCCCAGCTGCGGAATCCATTCGTGCTGAACAACCTGCATATGCAGTACGACATCCAGGATCGCAGGCGGGTCTATGCTATTCTCGAGAAGGAGGGCATCGAGATACCGCGCTACGCCGTCCTCGATCGGGACTCTCCCGATCCAAAGC ATCATGAACTTATCGAGTCCGAGGACCATGTCGAAGTCAATGGCATCACCTTCAACAAGCCCTTCGTGGAGAAACCCGTCTCGGCGGAGGACCACAACATCTACATCTACTATCCGACGTCGGCGGGCGGTGGAAGCCAGCGGTTGTTCCGGAAGATTGGCAGCCGGAGCAGTGTCTACTCGCCGGAGTCGCGGGTGCGCAAGACGGGCTCCTTCATCTACGAGGACTTTATGCCCACCGATG GCACGGACGTCAAGGTGTACACCGTGGGCCCGGACTACGCCCACGCGGAGGCCAGGAAGAGCCCGGCCCTGGACGGCAAGGTGGAGCGCGACAGCGAGGGCAAGGAGATCCGCTACCCGGTCATCCTCAACCACTCTGAGAAGCTCATCTCCCGGAAGGTGTGTCTGGCGTTCAAGCAGACTGTCTGTGGATTCGATCTGCTCCGGGCCAATGGGAAGTCCTACGTGTGCGACGTGAACGGCTTCAGCTTCGTGAAAAACTCCAACAAGTACTACGACGACTGCGCCAAAATTCTCGGCAACATGATCCTGCGGGAGCTCACGCCTACGCTGCACATCCCGTGGTCGGTGCCCTTCCAGCTCGACGATCCCCCGATTGTGCCCACCACCTTCGGCAAGATGATGGAGCTGCGCTGTGTGGTGGCCGTCATCCGGCACGGCGACCGCACCCCCAAGCAGAAAATGAAAGTGGAGGTGCGCCACCCCAA GTTCTTTGAGATCTTCGAGAAGTACGACGGGTATAAGCTCGGCCACGTGAAGCTAAAGCGACCCAAGCAGCTGCAGGAGATCCTGGACATAGCCCGCTTTCTGCTCAGCGAGATCCACACCAAGGCCCACGCCGAGATCGAGGAGAAGGAGTCGAAGCTGGAGCAGCTGAAGAACGTGCTGGAGATGTACGGTCACTTCTCGGGGATCAACCGCAAGGTCCAGATGAAGTACCAGCCGCGAGGAAGGCCCCGTGGCTCCAGCTCGGACGACAGCAAGTCAG CGGACACTCCCATTGAGCCCTCGCTGGTGCTCATTCTGAAATGGGGTGGAGAACTCACGCCAGCCGGAAGAATCCAGGCGGAGGAGCTGGGCCGCATCTTCCGGTGCATGTATCCGGGTGGCCAGGGCAGGTCGGACTATTCCGGGACCCAGGGACTGGGGCTCCTGAG GCTGCACTCCACATTCCGTCACGATCTGAAGATCTACGCCTCCGACGAGGGGCGAGTCCAGATGACAGCCGCCGCCTTTGCGAAGGGCCTTCTGGCCCTGGAGGGCGAACTCACGCCCATTCTCGTCCAGATGGTGAAGAGCGCCAACACGAATGGATTGCTGGACAATGATTGCGATTCCAGCAAGTACCAGAACCT GGCCAAAGGACGTCTGCACGATCTTATGCAGAACGATCGCGAGTTCACCAAGGAAGACCGTGAGCTCATCAATCCCTGCAACAGCAAGTCCATCAACCAGGCCCTGGACTTTGTCAAGAACCCGGTGGACTGCTGCCACCACGTGCACCTGCTCATCCGCGAGCTGCTGCACATCATCAGCATCAAAAAGGACGATCCAAAGACAAAGGACGCCATCCTGTACCACGGCGAGACCTGGGACCTGATGCGCTGTCGCTGGGAGAAGATCGAGAAGGACTTCAGCACCAAGTCGAAGCTGTTCGACATCTCCAAGATCCCGGACATCTACGACTGCATCAAGTACGATCTGCAGCACAACCAGCACACGCTGCAGTACGACCAGGCCGAGGAGCTCTACATCTACGCCAAGAACCTGGCGGACATTGTCATACCCCAGGAGTACGGCCTGACGCCACAGGAGAAGCTGGCCATTGGCCAGGGAATATGTTCACCGCTGCTCCGGAAGATCAAGGGCGACCTCCAGCGGAACATCGACGAGGTGGAGGATGAGTTCATGAACCGCCTGAATCCGCACTACAGCCACGGCGTGGCCAGTCCCCAGAGGCATGTGAGGACCCGGCTTTACTTTACCAGCGAATCGCACGTCCACTCGCTGCTCACAGTGCTCCGGTACGGCGGCTTACTGAACGTCGTCACGGACGAGCAGTGGCGCCGGGCCATGGACTACATATCCATGGTGTCCGAGCTGAACTACATGTCCCAGATTGTCATTATGCTGTACGAGGATCCCACGAAGGACCCCACCTCGGAGGAGCGCTTCCACGTCGAGCTCCACTTCAGCCCGGGCGTCAACTGTTGCGTGCAGAAGAACCTGCCGCCGGGTCCGGGATTCCGGCCGCACTCCCACGGCGACAATGCCTGCAACGTGAGCCTGCAGTCCTCGGACGAGTCTAATCCGTCGCGGATCGAGGAGGAGAATGACTCCGCCTGCTCCAACGAAGATCAGCAGGGCAAAAAGCGAGGG AATGGGCAGCGGAACGGGGACCGCAGCGCGGAGCGACAGCCTGCGGCGAGCGGAATGGCTTTTGGATTCAATCGCCTGGAGCTGCGCTCTAAGCAGTTCAAGTCGAAGCCCATTCCCATCGGCGCCCACCACACTGTCAGCGGGCACGAGGCCATGGACCTGGCCAAGCGGCTGAACGAGGAGCTGGCGTCGCAGCAGCAGGCCCAGTTctcgcagcagcaacagcaacttcGGCCCATCAGTCCGGATATCCGGGCGGTTAGTCCGGACtgtgagccgcgctcccgcagCTTCGAGCAGAGGGCCTCCTCCGGCGTCGGTCCCAAGGAACCGG GGCCTACTTTCGGGGAGATTGCCAATGCTcgagtgggcgtggccagcTCGAAGGGATCGGATGCCTCGGGCGCCAATCGAACTGCTCTTCAGATCCGCGTCACGGACAGCTTGTCCTTCTTCAAGATCGATTCGTCTACCAATGAGTTGCCGTTGTCGGACATTGATTTCTCCCTGAATCCTGGGACGCCGCAGTGCGGTCCGTCTGGCCACAAGCGCCTTCATGTGCTGACCATGCGCCGCATGGAGAGCTGCGACGAAGGGGACGACCTCGAGAACCTGCAACAGCTGCAGCACTTGCCCCAGATCTCGCCACTGGCCACGAATGAGCGCCCCCTCAGCTGCAACTGCAGCAGTTCGATGGTGCAGGAGCACTCGCACTCGAAGAGCCTGATCGACTTGGCGGGTCCGGCTCCCTCTTCGCCGGAAGCGGCCCCTCCGAATCCGGAGAATCCCGGCTGCGGACGCGGCGATCCAGCAACGGAGGCGAGTGCCAGCAGTTTCGACGACGACTTCCAGTTGTCCAGCTCAGCTCCGGCCATCCTGATGAGCTCCCAGTTTGGCCAGCGGCCGGTGGTGGCTTCGCTGTCTCCCCTGCAACATGCCACCACCTCTCCGACAGCCTCCACGCTGCGCCTCTGCCAGGACATGGAAAAGGCCACGGTTTCGGCTTCTGCTGCCGCCTCCTCCGCGGCACAGCGTAAGGCCACCAGCAGCTCCTGCGGCCAGCTGTCCATGCCGGCCTCTGCTCCGATCCTTGCGGAGAATCCCTTCCGGTTCAGTGTTTCGCCTGCCAATGCAGGAAATGCGCTCTCCGGCGGCTCCTTTGTGAGCTGCTTCGAGCCAATAGAAGAGCAGGTCACGGCCACAAGTGAGGCAGTTCAAAGTCCAGGGCAGGCTCAACAACAGGTCCAGGTGGTCTACAATCTGCCGAGGCTGTTGGTAACGGCCTCGGGGAGTAGCACAGAACTGACAAACGCCAATGACTGGGTGACTTCACCAACGACACCAACATGCGTTGAACAAGAAACAGCCACTGTTACACCAACTACAACCAAAGAACCCACACCAGGTACAATACAAATAACAGCTTCATCACAACACACAATTCCAACACCAAACCCAGccataacaacaacaacaacaacaacaacaacaaaagcagcagcagctttgTTTGATAATACAGCAACAATGTCTTCTAATCAACCATTTACTAACCAACTCCAATCGATCGATCCCACCTCGACTaacgcaccaccaccacaccaACACTTACTccaacaacatcaacatcaacatcaacaacaccaCTCTCTACAATCAACAACGGCAACTGCAATCATCAATCAACAACAACCATCATTCACCAACATGAAACAATCAAACAACACCACTATCTCAACAACAATCACAAActcaacaacaaccacaatcACAACCACTACGACCCCGTCTTGTTGTATCAACTCCATCGCCACAGATAGCCAAGTCTCGGTCTCGGTTTCGGCCTCGGTCTCATCGGCGAACTCGTCCACCTCGTCGCGTCGCCAAAGACACAGTATTGCCGGCCAGATGTCCTATATGAAAATGTTGGGTTTCGGTGGTTTTAGCAAAAAGATGGCCACCAGCGCGAATAGCCTTTTCAGCACCGCCGTCATTAGCGGCAGTTCCTCGGCACCGAACTTGCGCGACATGATACCGGTCTCCTCCTCCG GATTTGGAGACGTACCACCAATTCGACCACTGGAAACACTTCACAATGCGCTGTCACTGCGCAAGCTGGACAGCTTCCTGCAGGACATGATACTGGCGCAGATATTCAAGACGCCGACAGGATCGCCGCCGCGGGGCTTTGAGGTGCCTTGCGAAATGCCGGCGGTTTCCTCCCTGACGCTCGGCACACACCACTCGCCGACGTTGGACAATATGACGCCATCGAGTACTCCGGCGGCCACGCCCACGGAGATGCCACGCGGCGGcagcgagtccagctcggcCAGGCAGTGCTCCCTGGTGAGCCAGTCGAGGTTCGACCCCCAGTCCGCCAGCCAGGAGCCGGGCAAGAAGC CttggcagcagcagccccaGGATAGATATTCCTTGGCGGAGAAGGAGGAGGCACACGAAGCAAGCGATCAGGGCATGGAGGAGGAGCCAGAGCAGGCGTCATCGCTCCCGCCGGAAGTGGAGAGCAG CCTGGAGATAACCATGGAGAACATCGAGTTCGAGCAAGACGAGGAAGCACAGTTCGAGCCCTTGAACCAGGACACCCTAGGCAGAGGCTTCTTTCTGAGCGTCGGAGAGCAGGAAGCCGGCGGCGGAGGAAGTGGCAGCACCTGCCTCACCCCAGTTAGCTTCGGCATGGATCTGAATCTCAGCATGGTGGCCAACAAGGGATCCATGTCGCTCTCAATGGAT GGCTTCGACGATGACGAGGACCCCACTTTGTCGGCGGCCACCACTCCGTCGCTGCCCGCGGACTGCGAGCCTCATCTGGAGACGTGCTACTGCTGCCCCAGCCACGCCGAAGCTCCGCCGGAGGTGGCCAGCGACGATCCACGCTTCGGATTTGCTCTGCCCGTCCGTGTGGTCACCCAGGCGTCGCCGGAGCACGTGCGTCAGGTGCGGCGGGCCCACGACCCGGTGTCGCCGCGCATCCAGAAGCAGATCAGCCTGTTCGAGGGCACCGCTGCCGGCAGCGGTACGGATAAGACGGACTCCAGTGGGTCGGTGGCCGGCGGAGGAGCTGGAGCGGCGGCTCTGCATGCCTCGATCAACATACCGTCGGCGCAGCATTTGCGGCAGGATGCCCGGCTGCGAAAGTTCGAAAATCTCACGCAGTCCACCTCGAACTCAAACTTTCCGTTCGAGAGCAACACGCTCAAGCGGGTGCCCATGCAGGCCACCGGGGACTACTCCAACGTGAGTCACACCCAGAGCTGCATCAACCTGAAGAGCGGCGGGAGCAGCGCAGCTCTTGGAGGATCGCCGCAGCGCCAGCGAGCAGGCGTCGGAGCGAGCGGCCGTGGAGGAGAGCCTGTGGAGCGGGAAGCGCCGGTGGGAGCCGCCCATCTGGGCCGACTGGTGAGCACCTGCTGCTCCGCGTctgcctccgcctccgcctccgcctccgcttCACCCTCGCCGTCGCCCTCCCCATCGCCGGGTGCTCTGATCGTGAAGGAACGCTTCATCGAGCCTCCCAAGAAAGGCATCATCCGGGGCTACCACGGCAAGACGCAGTCCATGGATGCGGATTTTCTGTTCAACGAGTTCCTGCTCCTGCCGGCGATGGCGCCCGCCAAGCTCTCCATCGAAAGCTCGGACATAGACAAGGTGGAGGAGCATCCCGTGGCCTCCACCAGCAAGAAGCCGCCCTTTTAA